The Polaribacter tangerinus genome has a segment encoding these proteins:
- a CDS encoding L-serine ammonia-lyase, producing the protein MSQFISVFDMLKIGVGPSSSHTLGPWRAAQEWISKLREQHIFDSLDKIHVDLYGSLSLTGKGHATDLAILLGLSEADPEYIPIEDIFIIVERINTQQEIYFKGGKKIPFFKESIVFNKEFLPFHANGITFRAFKDKKEVSTETYYSIGGGFIVQEHDNLEEEIEISKQNFPYPINRAKELEGFCEKENAAISDIVLQNELVVNSAEKIDFELKRIWDTMLECMYIGCHTKGVLPGGLHVKRRAFEMQEKLIKNAEYSNPDEWITAIRSSEVKFREILKWVSCFALSVNEVNAALGRVVTAPTNGSAGVIPAVLMYYLVIENHEAGFNEIKKFLLTAGEIGSIFKKNATISAAMGGCQAEIGVSSAMAAAALTELLGGSASQALVAAEIAMEHHLGLTCDPIGGLVQIPCIERNAMGAIKAINAAEIALETDPKSVKVPLDKVINTMWETAKDMHKNYKETSEGGLAINVGLADC; encoded by the coding sequence ATGTCGCAATTTATTAGTGTTTTTGATATGTTAAAAATTGGTGTTGGCCCATCTAGTTCCCATACTTTAGGACCATGGAGGGCTGCACAAGAATGGATTTCTAAACTTCGAGAGCAACATATTTTTGATAGTTTAGATAAAATTCATGTAGATTTATATGGATCATTATCTCTCACTGGAAAAGGCCATGCAACAGATTTGGCAATTTTATTAGGGTTAAGTGAAGCAGATCCGGAGTACATTCCAATAGAAGATATTTTTATTATTGTAGAAAGAATTAATACTCAACAAGAAATATATTTTAAAGGAGGTAAAAAAATTCCTTTCTTTAAAGAATCGATTGTTTTTAACAAAGAATTTTTACCATTTCATGCAAACGGAATCACATTTAGAGCTTTTAAAGACAAGAAAGAGGTTTCTACTGAAACATATTATTCTATCGGAGGTGGTTTTATAGTTCAAGAACACGACAATTTAGAGGAGGAAATAGAAATAAGCAAACAAAATTTTCCTTATCCAATAAATAGAGCCAAAGAGTTAGAAGGGTTTTGTGAAAAAGAAAATGCTGCAATCTCAGATATTGTTTTGCAAAATGAATTAGTAGTTAATTCTGCCGAAAAAATAGATTTTGAGTTAAAGAGAATTTGGGACACCATGCTAGAGTGTATGTATATTGGTTGTCATACAAAAGGAGTATTACCTGGTGGACTTCATGTAAAAAGACGCGCTTTTGAAATGCAAGAAAAGCTGATTAAAAATGCCGAATACTCAAATCCTGATGAGTGGATTACTGCCATACGAAGTTCTGAAGTAAAATTTAGAGAGATACTAAAATGGGTAAGTTGTTTTGCGCTTTCTGTAAATGAAGTAAATGCTGCTTTAGGTAGAGTAGTTACTGCTCCAACAAACGGAAGTGCAGGCGTAATACCAGCAGTTTTAATGTATTATTTGGTTATAGAAAACCATGAAGCAGGTTTTAATGAAATTAAAAAATTCTTACTTACGGCAGGAGAAATTGGTAGTATATTTAAAAAAAATGCCACTATTTCTGCAGCAATGGGTGGTTGTCAGGCAGAAATTGGAGTTTCATCCGCTATGGCAGCAGCTGCCTTAACTGAGCTTTTGGGTGGTAGCGCATCACAAGCTTTAGTAGCAGCAGAAATTGCTATGGAGCATCATTTAGGGTTAACTTGCGATCCAATTGGTGGTTTGGTTCAAATTCCATGCATAGAGCGCAATGCCATGGGGGCAATAAAAGCAATAAATGCCGCAGAAATTGCACTAGAAACGGATCCTAAATCGGTAAAAGTTCCACTAGACAAAGTAATAAATACCATGTGGGAAACTGCCAAAGACATGCATAAAAATTACAAAGAAACTTCGGAAGGCGGTTTGGCAATTAATGTAGGTTTGGCAGATTGTTAA
- a CDS encoding Eco57I restriction-modification methylase domain-containing protein has product MSLFQNSVLNKYLKGLESEKVNEAYQRFISHFHNPTIQENIRNSKEEQYQGEFLIDLFVNVLGYIKNPTPNFNLTTELKNIKGSKKTDGAILSRGLNPLDAGDTKALAVIELKGTNTTDLSKVETQAFGYKNNQPGCNYVITSNFEKLRFYIDNAVDFEEFNLFQLTKERFNILWLCLSSEYLLKDIPKKIKDESLTQEENVTKKLYKDYAAFRNEIFDAIQKENPAYDKLTLFKKTQKLLDRFLFIFFAEDRLLLPPNSIRSIVNQWTDLRDKYDEYFPLYDRFKKYFGYMNTGHKGQQHDIFAYNGGLFAPDDILDNIKINDDLLHKHTVNLSNYDFESEVSVNILGHIFEHSLNDIDEIQAEIQGVANEQSTTKRKKDGVFYTPKYITKYIVDNTVGKLCEEKKTELDIQEAEYEKERKGRQKATLKNLSKKLEDYRNWLLQITICDPACGSGAFLNQALEFLIAEHQYIDELQAKLFGDALVLSEVENSILENNLFGVDINDESVEIAKLSLWLRTAQKGRKLTSLNNNIKCGNSLIDDPTVAGDKAFNWQQEFPEVFTEKNKKAYHITTALHDSRTSQRMIDYKVRERRELGTNPLPNYTKLTTEEEIIITQEVIAIAKEKQLHIMAYNICGDHIHLLLVCEDSEVSNIVKTIKGRTARVHNSNKGINPLVQKEKEKSISLWTQKYGCKAIKDDEQLYNTIAYIQNNRTKHELPYNKELQSLAENPILNLDYDRAFAPQYSGGFDVVIGNPPYVRRTQLPNELKTVLEKIFFSAFKQYDLYVLFNELSVIILKKNGLIGLIQPNKFLSATYGYKLNNYLYHNCVIESIKDVSLDNVFTDASVYPYIFIYRKVNESIDFDLEDINLLENTKNLEGFDVFLKSNNIIKKIKRESKPLSEITSKINRGVANSLIEYSEDGKYDAIKSKDLEFGYLIPNPSEKINYKSLENDLQKNSEFVDELILLPRTVLKIRSTIKNDKSHILDRIYYFKNQSDLNSLFVVAQLNSKLMTFYYEYEFGATKIGGGYIDLKGSQIKTFPIIRTTEKYQQTFIEKADQMLSLIKHYQTLEGAFIDLLQSKFSVPTDKGLKPLAISKKLQNWHELDFAELLKELEKARKKEAKNANKGFQPLALPEQAEWMQYFNEQKQKAEELKAEIEKTDREIDAMVYELYGLTDDEIQIVEEATK; this is encoded by the coding sequence ATGAGCTTATTTCAGAACTCTGTTCTAAACAAATATTTAAAAGGATTAGAGTCCGAAAAAGTGAATGAAGCATACCAGCGATTTATAAGTCATTTCCATAATCCGACCATTCAAGAAAACATTCGAAACTCCAAAGAGGAACAATACCAAGGCGAATTTTTAATTGATCTTTTTGTAAACGTTTTAGGTTATATTAAAAACCCAACACCCAACTTTAATCTCACTACCGAATTAAAAAACATCAAAGGCTCAAAAAAAACAGATGGTGCTATTCTATCAAGGGGTTTAAACCCTTTGGATGCTGGAGATACAAAAGCACTTGCAGTAATTGAGCTAAAAGGAACCAACACCACCGATCTAAGCAAAGTAGAAACCCAAGCCTTTGGATATAAAAACAACCAACCAGGTTGTAATTATGTGATTACTTCTAACTTTGAGAAATTGCGTTTTTACATTGACAATGCAGTAGATTTTGAAGAATTTAATTTATTTCAACTCACTAAAGAGCGTTTTAATATTCTTTGGCTTTGCCTATCGTCTGAATATCTGTTAAAGGATATTCCAAAAAAGATTAAAGACGAATCCTTAACCCAAGAGGAAAACGTAACCAAAAAATTATACAAAGATTACGCGGCATTCCGAAACGAGATTTTTGATGCCATTCAAAAAGAAAATCCAGCATACGACAAACTAACTTTATTTAAGAAAACACAAAAATTACTTGACCGTTTCCTATTCATATTTTTCGCAGAAGATAGATTGTTGTTGCCACCAAACTCAATACGTTCTATCGTAAACCAATGGACTGATTTACGAGATAAATATGACGAGTATTTTCCTTTGTACGACCGATTTAAAAAGTATTTCGGTTATATGAATACAGGACACAAAGGCCAACAACACGATATTTTTGCCTATAATGGTGGGCTTTTTGCGCCCGACGATATTTTAGATAACATTAAAATTAATGACGATTTACTCCACAAACACACCGTTAATTTAAGCAACTACGATTTTGAGAGTGAAGTAAGCGTAAATATACTTGGACACATTTTTGAACATTCGTTAAACGACATTGACGAGATACAAGCAGAAATACAAGGCGTTGCAAATGAACAAAGCACAACCAAACGAAAAAAAGACGGTGTTTTTTATACCCCAAAATACATTACCAAATACATTGTAGATAATACAGTGGGCAAACTTTGTGAGGAAAAGAAAACCGAACTCGACATACAAGAAGCCGAATACGAAAAAGAACGTAAAGGAAGACAAAAAGCAACGCTAAAAAACTTAAGCAAAAAATTAGAAGATTACAGAAATTGGTTACTCCAAATTACCATTTGCGACCCAGCTTGTGGCTCTGGTGCTTTTTTAAACCAAGCGCTGGAATTTCTAATTGCGGAACACCAATATATTGATGAGTTACAAGCCAAATTGTTTGGCGATGCACTGGTATTGAGCGAGGTAGAAAATTCTATTTTAGAAAACAATCTATTTGGTGTCGATATTAACGATGAAAGTGTAGAAATTGCTAAACTTTCATTGTGGTTACGAACTGCACAAAAAGGTAGAAAACTAACATCTTTAAACAACAATATAAAATGTGGTAACAGTTTAATTGACGACCCAACTGTTGCAGGAGACAAAGCCTTTAATTGGCAACAGGAGTTTCCGGAGGTTTTTACCGAAAAGAATAAAAAGGCCTATCACATCACAACTGCACTTCACGATAGTCGTACCTCTCAACGAATGATAGATTATAAGGTGAGAGAACGCAGAGAACTCGGCACAAATCCATTACCTAACTATACAAAGCTTACCACCGAAGAAGAGATTATAATTACACAAGAAGTAATAGCCATTGCCAAAGAAAAGCAATTACATATAATGGCCTATAATATCTGTGGAGACCATATACATCTACTACTCGTATGTGAAGATAGCGAAGTAAGTAACATCGTAAAAACGATAAAAGGAAGAACAGCTAGAGTACACAATAGCAACAAGGGGATTAATCCCCTTGTCCAGAAAGAAAAGGAAAAAAGCATATCGCTATGGACACAAAAATATGGCTGCAAAGCCATAAAAGATGATGAGCAACTGTACAATACAATTGCTTACATACAAAACAATAGAACCAAACACGAGTTGCCCTATAACAAAGAACTGCAGTCGCTTGCAGAAAACCCTATCCTGAATCTAGACTATGACAGAGCCTTTGCACCCCAATATTCGGGTGGTTTTGATGTTGTGATTGGGAATCCGCCTTATGTCAGAAGAACTCAATTACCAAATGAACTAAAAACAGTTTTAGAAAAAATATTTTTCTCAGCATTTAAACAATATGATTTATACGTTCTCTTCAATGAATTATCTGTTATAATATTGAAGAAAAATGGTTTAATAGGTTTAATTCAGCCTAATAAGTTTTTATCAGCAACTTATGGATATAAGTTAAACAACTATTTGTATCATAATTGTGTAATAGAATCAATAAAAGATGTTTCATTGGATAATGTTTTTACTGACGCTTCAGTTTATCCATATATTTTTATTTATAGAAAAGTTAATGAGTCAATAGATTTTGATTTGGAAGACATAAACTTATTAGAAAACACTAAGAATTTAGAGGGTTTTGATGTGTTTTTAAAATCTAATAATATTATAAAAAAAATCAAAAGAGAGTCCAAACCTTTATCTGAAATAACTTCAAAAATTAATCGTGGCGTTGCAAATAGTCTGATTGAATATTCAGAAGATGGTAAATATGATGCAATTAAATCTAAAGACTTAGAATTTGGATATCTTATTCCAAATCCAAGTGAAAAAATTAATTACAAATCTTTAGAAAATGATTTGCAAAAGAATAGTGAGTTTGTTGATGAATTAATTCTTTTACCCAGAACTGTGTTAAAAATACGTTCCACAATAAAAAATGATAAAAGCCATATTTTAGATAGAATCTACTACTTTAAAAATCAGTCTGATTTGAATAGTTTATTTGTTGTTGCACAATTGAATTCAAAATTAATGACATTTTATTACGAATATGAATTTGGGGCAACAAAAATTGGAGGAGGCTATATTGATTTAAAAGGTTCTCAAATAAAAACATTTCCTATTATTAGAACAACAGAAAAATACCAACAAACCTTTATTGAAAAAGCAGACCAGATGCTTTCTCTAATCAAACACTACCAAACCCTAGAAGGTGCTTTTATAGATTTACTACAAAGCAAGTTTTCCGTACCTACGGACAAGGGGTTAAAACCCCTTGCAATCAGCAAAAAACTCCAAAACTGGCACGAATTAGACTTTGCAGAACTTCTAAAAGAATTGGAAAAGGCCCGTAAAAAAGAGGCGAAAAACGCCAACAAGGGGTTTCAACCCCTTGCATTACCAGAACAAGCCGAATGGATGCAATACTTCAACGAGCAAAAGCAAAAGGCAGAAGAACTAAAAGCAGAAATTGAGAAAACAGACAGAGAAATAGATGCTATGGTGTATGAGCTCTATGGCTTAACTGATGATGAGATTCAAATTGTAGAAGAAGCAACTAAATAA
- a CDS encoding M28 family peptidase translates to MKKISLLLLLCSISVTAQLDTKIYDIINAVSENRIKADVKTLTEFGTRNTFSDTISTTRGIGAARRWIKSEFDNISKECNNCLQVFYQKDLVTTQMSRRVPHDAYVVNVVAVQKGTKYPDRYVIMSGDIDSRNSNGSDFTKDAPGANDNASGMAGTMEAARVLSKYQFESSIVYVGLSGEEQGLFGGAGLAKYAKDKGWEIIGVLNNDMIGNIKGVDGVIDNRSFRIFSEPVPANEPERVRKMRRFYGGEVDGISRQLARYVHKNVKTYMPEMNPMMIYRLDRFGRGGHHRPFNDLGYAGIRIMEAHENYTQQHQDIRTENGIKYGDTFEHVNFGYAKKLTAVNAINLASLAWAPKAPKDVAIGGVVQASAKLKWTKVPEAIGYKVYWRDTTSPTWDSFKYVTTNECVLEGIVIDNFFFGVAAVGKDGHESVVVFPNSVMR, encoded by the coding sequence ATGAAAAAAATTTCTTTACTACTATTATTATGTAGTATTTCTGTAACCGCTCAGTTAGACACAAAAATATATGATATTATTAACGCAGTATCAGAAAATCGAATTAAAGCAGATGTAAAAACATTAACAGAGTTTGGTACTAGAAATACCTTTTCAGATACAATTTCTACTACTCGCGGAATTGGCGCAGCAAGAAGATGGATAAAGTCTGAGTTTGATAATATTTCTAAAGAATGCAATAATTGTTTACAGGTTTTTTATCAAAAAGATTTGGTAACTACACAGATGAGTAGGAGAGTGCCACATGATGCCTATGTTGTGAATGTGGTAGCGGTTCAAAAAGGAACTAAATATCCTGATAGATATGTTATTATGAGTGGAGATATCGACTCGAGAAATAGTAACGGTTCCGATTTTACAAAAGATGCGCCAGGAGCCAATGACAACGCATCCGGAATGGCAGGAACCATGGAGGCAGCCAGAGTTTTAAGTAAATACCAATTTGAAAGTAGTATTGTTTATGTTGGCCTTTCTGGTGAAGAACAAGGGCTGTTTGGAGGTGCAGGTTTGGCAAAATACGCTAAAGATAAAGGATGGGAAATTATAGGTGTTTTAAACAATGATATGATTGGTAATATTAAAGGAGTAGATGGTGTAATAGACAATCGTTCCTTTAGAATTTTTTCAGAGCCTGTTCCTGCAAATGAACCTGAAAGAGTTCGAAAAATGAGACGTTTTTATGGTGGTGAAGTAGATGGTATTTCTAGGCAGTTGGCCAGATATGTTCATAAAAATGTAAAAACTTACATGCCAGAAATGAACCCAATGATGATTTATAGATTGGATAGATTTGGACGAGGAGGACATCACAGGCCTTTTAACGATTTAGGTTATGCCGGTATTAGAATTATGGAGGCTCATGAAAATTACACGCAGCAACATCAAGATATAAGAACCGAAAATGGTATAAAGTATGGGGATACTTTTGAGCATGTTAACTTTGGGTATGCCAAAAAGTTAACTGCGGTAAATGCCATAAACTTAGCAAGTTTAGCTTGGGCGCCAAAAGCACCAAAAGATGTTGCTATTGGAGGAGTGGTTCAGGCATCGGCTAAGTTAAAATGGACAAAAGTGCCTGAGGCGATAGGTTATAAAGTGTATTGGAGAGATACCACTTCGCCAACATGGGACTCTTTTAAATATGTAACTACTAATGAGTGTGTTTTAGAAGGAATAGTAATTGATAATTTCTTTTTCGGTGTAGCTGCCGTTGGCAAAGATGGCCACGAAAGTGTAGTAGTTTTTCCTAACAGTGTAATGAGATAG
- the yaaA gene encoding peroxide stress protein YaaA: MKIIISPAKSLDFESKVPTSLYSQPRFLEKSEKLSKKLKSLSKDTLKNLMAISDDLAALNYQRNQEWNTPFTTENSKQAIYSFTGAVFQGIDVTTLKEDKITVLQEKLRILSGLYGLLKPLDLIQPYRLEMGTRLKVGNTENLYKFWDDTLAKELNNELEDNELLINLASLEYFKALPKKILKVPMITPVFKDFKNGQYKTIMTYAKKARGLMVRYIIENNVNTLEELKGFNVEGYGFSEEMSSGNELVFTR; this comes from the coding sequence ATGAAAATAATTATATCTCCAGCAAAATCTCTAGACTTCGAAAGTAAGGTTCCTACTAGCTTATATTCACAACCAAGGTTTTTGGAGAAATCAGAAAAACTGAGTAAAAAATTAAAGTCATTATCAAAAGATACACTGAAAAATTTAATGGCTATTTCTGATGATTTAGCAGCATTAAACTATCAAAGAAATCAGGAATGGAATACACCATTTACAACAGAAAACTCGAAACAGGCAATTTATTCTTTTACAGGAGCAGTGTTTCAGGGAATTGATGTTACCACTTTAAAAGAGGATAAAATTACTGTATTACAAGAAAAATTACGAATTTTATCTGGTTTGTACGGCTTGTTAAAGCCTTTAGACTTAATACAACCCTATCGTTTAGAAATGGGAACGCGCTTAAAAGTAGGAAACACAGAAAATTTGTATAAATTTTGGGATGATACCTTGGCAAAAGAATTAAATAATGAGCTAGAAGACAATGAATTGTTAATTAACCTAGCGAGTTTGGAGTATTTTAAAGCATTGCCAAAAAAAATACTAAAAGTACCTATGATTACACCTGTTTTTAAAGATTTTAAAAACGGACAATACAAAACTATTATGACTTATGCTAAAAAAGCTAGAGGTTTAATGGTGCGCTATATTATAGAAAATAACGTAAATACATTAGAAGAACTAAAAGGTTTTAACGTTGAGGGATATGGCTTTTCTGAAGAAATGTCTAGTGGAAATGAATTGGTTTTTACCAGGTGA
- a CDS encoding FdhF/YdeP family oxidoreductase — protein sequence MKKKIYAQPPEKLTGIELSEIPKSAVGVKAITSALSHIKKEVSVLEGIQLLKNINQKDGFDCPGCAWPDPDEKRAFLAEYCENGAKAVAEEATKNKVTPMFFSTHSVAELSQLSDYEIGKSGRITQPMYLPEGKDYYEEISWKKAFAMIGDELNSLKSPDEAIFYTSGRTSNEAAFLYQLFVREFGTNNLPDCSNMCHESSGAALSETLGIGKGSVTLDDFKHTDLVIVIGQNPGTNHPRMLTALGETKKRGGKIITINPLPEVGLLNYKDPQNPLKWVGKGQDLTDLFLQVKINGDVALLKIILKLMKQQEIENPGSVFNHQFIEEKTAGLEEMLADLDNYSINELLPQTGISLEEIKNATNLIINNENIIICWAMGLTQHKNAVDNIRELVNILLLKGSIGKKGAGTCPVRGHSNVQGDRTMGIWEKPSIDFLKSLEKEFQFTTPKKHGLDVVASIEAMHKNKVGVFIGMGGNFISATPDTEYTANALKNCNLTVQISTKLNRSHLVTGKKALILPCLGRSEKDIQSCGEQFISVENSMGVVHQSKGNLEPRSTELLSEVAIVVGMAKATLTNSKTPWSKFTENYDFIREKIEGTIPGFVNYNKRIRKKGGFYLPNNARENNYKATQTGKANFSINKPSDLKLASNEFIMMTIRTHDQYNTTIYGLNDRYRGVLNERRIIFMNKNDMDFYGLKQLEKVDLVSHFNNEERVAKGFLVVAYSIPRQCTATYFPEANVLVPLKSVARISNTPTSKTVIITVKKRTT from the coding sequence ATGAAAAAGAAAATTTACGCACAACCACCAGAAAAATTAACAGGAATAGAACTTTCAGAAATTCCAAAAAGTGCTGTTGGCGTTAAAGCCATAACCTCGGCACTATCTCATATTAAAAAAGAAGTGAGCGTATTAGAAGGGATACAACTTTTAAAGAACATCAACCAAAAAGATGGTTTTGATTGTCCAGGTTGTGCGTGGCCAGACCCTGATGAAAAACGTGCTTTTTTAGCTGAATATTGCGAAAATGGTGCAAAAGCAGTTGCCGAAGAAGCCACAAAAAACAAAGTAACTCCCATGTTTTTTTCTACTCATTCTGTGGCAGAACTTTCTCAATTATCCGATTATGAAATAGGTAAAAGTGGTAGAATTACACAACCCATGTATTTACCAGAAGGAAAAGATTATTATGAAGAAATATCATGGAAGAAAGCGTTCGCTATGATTGGCGATGAACTAAACTCATTAAAATCTCCGGATGAAGCTATTTTCTATACCTCAGGAAGAACTAGCAACGAAGCAGCGTTTTTATATCAACTATTTGTTAGAGAATTTGGCACCAATAATTTACCAGACTGTTCAAATATGTGTCACGAATCTAGTGGAGCCGCGCTTTCAGAAACACTCGGTATTGGAAAAGGGTCTGTAACTTTAGATGATTTTAAGCATACTGATTTGGTAATTGTTATTGGGCAAAATCCAGGCACAAATCACCCAAGAATGTTAACAGCATTGGGAGAAACCAAAAAAAGAGGTGGTAAAATAATTACAATAAATCCTTTGCCCGAAGTTGGCTTATTGAATTATAAAGATCCTCAAAATCCGTTAAAATGGGTAGGAAAAGGTCAGGACCTTACTGATTTATTTCTACAAGTTAAAATTAATGGAGATGTTGCTTTGCTAAAAATTATCTTGAAATTGATGAAGCAACAAGAAATTGAAAACCCTGGTAGCGTATTTAATCATCAATTTATTGAAGAAAAAACAGCTGGTTTAGAAGAAATGCTGGCCGATTTAGACAACTATAGTATTAACGAATTATTACCTCAAACAGGCATATCATTAGAGGAAATTAAAAACGCAACTAACTTAATAATTAACAATGAAAACATAATTATATGCTGGGCAATGGGGTTAACTCAACATAAAAATGCAGTAGATAATATTAGAGAATTGGTAAATATTTTACTACTAAAAGGTAGTATTGGAAAAAAAGGTGCAGGTACTTGTCCTGTTCGTGGCCATTCTAATGTGCAAGGAGACAGAACAATGGGTATTTGGGAAAAACCATCTATCGACTTCTTAAAAAGTTTAGAAAAAGAGTTTCAATTTACAACACCCAAAAAACATGGTTTAGATGTGGTGGCATCTATTGAAGCGATGCATAAAAATAAAGTGGGCGTTTTTATAGGAATGGGCGGTAATTTTATTTCTGCAACTCCAGACACAGAATATACTGCAAACGCTTTAAAAAATTGCAATTTAACAGTACAAATATCTACAAAACTAAATAGAAGCCATTTAGTTACGGGTAAAAAAGCATTAATATTACCCTGCCTCGGAAGATCAGAAAAAGATATTCAATCTTGTGGAGAGCAATTTATATCCGTTGAAAACTCTATGGGGGTTGTCCATCAATCTAAAGGAAATCTTGAGCCTCGATCTACAGAACTATTAAGTGAAGTGGCCATAGTGGTAGGTATGGCGAAAGCAACCTTAACAAATAGTAAAACACCGTGGAGTAAATTTACCGAAAACTATGATTTTATTCGAGAAAAAATAGAAGGTACAATTCCGGGGTTTGTAAATTATAATAAACGGATTCGAAAAAAAGGAGGGTTTTATTTGCCTAATAATGCAAGAGAAAATAATTACAAAGCCACGCAAACAGGAAAGGCTAATTTTAGTATTAATAAGCCATCAGACTTAAAGTTAGCTTCTAACGAATTTATAATGATGACTATTCGAACCCACGACCAATACAATACCACAATTTATGGCTTAAATGATAGATACAGAGGCGTTTTAAACGAAAGAAGAATTATTTTCATGAACAAAAACGACATGGATTTTTATGGTTTAAAACAATTAGAAAAGGTAGATTTAGTAAGCCATTTTAACAATGAAGAGAGAGTTGCCAAAGGCTTTTTAGTGGTAGCATACTCTATCCCTAGGCAATGTACAGCTACTTATTTTCCGGAAGCAAATGTATTGGTACCACTAAAAAGTGTTGCTAGAATAAGTAATACTCCAACCTCTAAAACGGTAATTATTACCGTAAAAAAAAGAACAACTTAA